In the Polyangiaceae bacterium genome, one interval contains:
- a CDS encoding 3-hydroxyacyl-CoA dehydrogenase family protein, with the protein MTAVKCIAVLGAGTMGRGIAQLCAGRGVEVRLFDVSQDVLARATEAVSQQLKNLVNKGKLTAEAAASTEARIGRHTELESACANTELVVEAAPERMDLKVDLMGKVVPLVSSTTLLASNTSSLSLTELGNRIGEPARTVGLHFFNPPPVMPLLEIVRGLGTDASSIDRALEFAAQIGKEPIVVNDVPGFASSRLGVALGAEAIRMLESGVARARDIDRAMELGYRHPMGPLKLTDLVGLDVRLAILEHLHREVGDQFRPPALLRQMVRAGRLGKKVGLGFYRWTDEGPVAID; encoded by the coding sequence ATGACGGCGGTAAAGTGCATCGCGGTGCTGGGCGCTGGCACCATGGGTCGAGGGATCGCGCAGCTGTGCGCAGGTCGCGGAGTCGAAGTTCGACTCTTCGACGTGTCCCAAGACGTGTTGGCGCGAGCGACGGAGGCCGTGAGCCAGCAGCTGAAGAATCTGGTGAACAAGGGCAAGCTCACGGCGGAAGCTGCGGCCAGTACCGAGGCGCGCATCGGTCGTCACACGGAACTCGAGAGCGCCTGCGCGAACACCGAGTTGGTGGTCGAGGCCGCGCCGGAGCGAATGGACCTCAAGGTCGACCTGATGGGAAAGGTCGTCCCACTGGTGTCGTCGACCACGCTTCTGGCGTCGAACACGTCGAGCCTCTCCTTGACCGAACTCGGCAATCGCATCGGCGAGCCGGCAAGGACCGTCGGTCTGCACTTCTTCAATCCGCCGCCAGTGATGCCCCTACTCGAGATCGTGCGTGGCCTTGGAACGGACGCGAGCAGCATCGACCGCGCCCTGGAGTTCGCCGCGCAAATCGGCAAGGAACCCATAGTGGTCAACGACGTTCCTGGTTTCGCGAGCAGCAGGCTCGGCGTCGCCTTGGGCGCGGAAGCCATTCGCATGCTCGAGTCGGGCGTTGCGCGAGCTCGAGACATCGACCGCGCCATGGAGCTCGGCTATCGCCACCCCATGGGTCCCTTGAAGCTCACGGATTTGGTCGGACTCGACGTTCGCCTCGCCATCCTGGAGCACCTTCATCGCGAGGTCGGGGACCAGTTCCGCCCGCCGGCCCTGCTCCGGCAAATGGTGCGCGCCGGACGCCTGGGAAAGAAGGTGGGCCTTGGCTTCTATCGCTGGACGGACGAAGGCCCAGTTGCGATAGATTGA
- a CDS encoding glutathione binding-like protein, translated as MALVVRASRIPPPWVEYYPKCDMSDFPYPKRWPPQHPDRIQLYSLATPNGQKVGIALEELGLPYDAHKIDIMAGDQFDDDYKKLNPNSKIPALVDPAGPGGKPIVLMESGAILLYLAEKTGKLMPAAQRWDVTQWLFFQMASVGPFFGQFGHFFKFARDKTSDEYALERYGKEAKRLLGVLDARLAAAQYLAGDEYTIADIATFPWVNALDYYKGKEHLDYASFTHVQPWVDRCMSRPAVPRGIAVCAF; from the coding sequence ATGGCGCTAGTTGTGCGCGCTTCGCGCATTCCGCCGCCCTGGGTCGAGTACTATCCGAAGTGCGACATGAGCGATTTCCCCTATCCCAAGCGCTGGCCGCCCCAGCACCCCGACCGCATTCAGCTCTACTCCTTGGCCACTCCTAACGGTCAAAAGGTGGGCATCGCCTTGGAGGAGCTGGGCCTGCCTTATGACGCTCACAAGATCGACATCATGGCGGGCGACCAGTTCGACGACGACTACAAGAAGCTGAACCCCAACTCGAAGATCCCCGCACTCGTCGATCCCGCCGGTCCTGGGGGAAAGCCGATCGTGTTGATGGAGTCCGGTGCCATCCTGCTCTACCTGGCTGAGAAGACGGGCAAGCTCATGCCCGCAGCTCAGCGTTGGGACGTGACGCAGTGGCTGTTCTTTCAGATGGCGAGCGTCGGCCCGTTCTTCGGCCAGTTCGGTCACTTCTTCAAGTTCGCGCGCGACAAGACCAGTGACGAATACGCCCTCGAGCGCTACGGCAAAGAAGCCAAACGACTGCTGGGTGTGCTGGACGCGCGCCTAGCGGCAGCGCAGTACCTGGCCGGGGACGAGTACACCATCGCGGACATCGCGACCTTTCCCTGGGTCAACGCCCTCGACTACTACAAGGGCAAAGAGCACCTGGACTACGCATCCTTCACGCACGTGCAGCCTTGGGTCGACCGCTGCATGTCCCGCCCCGCCGTGCCACGTGGCATCGCCGTCTGCGCGTTCTGA
- a CDS encoding FAD-dependent oxidoreductase → MAKKKVLILGGGLSALSAGIHLLQEGGDQKFDVKLLCMEHRLGGKAASWRLPDGRYMEIGFHAVFGYYRAIQQLLARAGHPVTNPQFFTQNDGVHLMYEAGARSVNRLDIPSGPLDVAALFDGGFVGYKGMSFTEKLATAKWMATTGARLLLTDVDPKIDEHAFTAYAVETGLDIELTRKSWFRYILDLAFNYPAPGSAYVGMYGFQRLMGPENSTVYYLNGGLSDVIIRPITQLYLQLGGTIEFCTKVTRLKLDPTSKRITEFGTRKMADVTPVPGQPDHVIPVPLAGGYALDEYPQGEPLPPPSSPEVVRSAGVDFDHVVSTLPIDSLHTLLRTTPDFERAVLDVPALARSYRLRTVASLSLRVWFPKSVMPSDYTTVVMGTPQPAATLIDYKNRVTELGQSPWGSVVEFEGQEGLHGDFADQELVRELLRSFDDLPFVDSSKFTVDDVLNQAQGHKWEFRRNTASHMRYLLMEPGHWKYRPRQEDRHYENLFFAGDWMNGTQPTASMEAATRTGRVVANQLRSQEGLPDAVA, encoded by the coding sequence GTGGCCAAGAAGAAGGTGCTGATTCTGGGTGGAGGGCTCTCGGCGCTCTCGGCAGGTATTCATCTGTTGCAGGAGGGGGGCGATCAGAAGTTCGACGTGAAGCTTCTGTGCATGGAGCACCGCCTCGGCGGCAAAGCGGCCAGCTGGCGCTTGCCCGACGGGCGCTACATGGAGATCGGCTTCCACGCCGTCTTCGGCTACTACCGCGCCATTCAGCAGCTCCTGGCGCGCGCGGGGCATCCCGTGACGAACCCGCAGTTCTTCACCCAGAACGACGGAGTGCACCTGATGTACGAAGCCGGCGCGCGCAGCGTGAATCGGCTGGACATTCCTTCTGGGCCCTTGGACGTCGCGGCGCTCTTCGACGGCGGCTTCGTCGGCTACAAGGGCATGAGCTTCACCGAGAAGCTCGCCACTGCAAAGTGGATGGCGACCACCGGCGCGCGGCTCTTGCTCACCGACGTCGACCCGAAAATCGACGAGCACGCTTTCACTGCCTACGCCGTGGAGACCGGCCTCGACATCGAACTGACGCGGAAGAGCTGGTTTCGCTACATCCTGGACCTGGCGTTCAACTATCCGGCGCCGGGCTCTGCCTACGTGGGCATGTACGGATTTCAGCGCTTGATGGGGCCGGAAAACAGCACCGTCTACTACCTGAACGGCGGCCTGTCGGACGTGATCATTCGCCCCATCACGCAGCTGTACTTGCAGCTTGGCGGCACCATCGAGTTTTGCACCAAGGTCACCCGGCTGAAGTTGGATCCCACGAGCAAGCGCATCACGGAATTCGGCACACGAAAGATGGCGGACGTGACGCCAGTGCCCGGTCAGCCTGACCACGTCATCCCCGTGCCTCTGGCCGGCGGCTATGCCCTGGACGAGTACCCCCAAGGCGAGCCGCTGCCTCCCCCGAGCTCTCCCGAAGTCGTACGCAGCGCCGGCGTGGATTTCGATCATGTGGTCAGCACGCTGCCCATCGACAGCCTGCACACCCTGTTGCGCACGACGCCCGACTTCGAGCGAGCCGTGCTCGACGTGCCGGCGCTGGCGCGAAGCTATCGGCTGCGCACGGTCGCGTCGCTGTCGCTTCGCGTGTGGTTCCCCAAGAGCGTGATGCCGTCGGACTACACGACGGTCGTGATGGGCACGCCGCAGCCAGCGGCCACCCTCATCGACTACAAGAACCGCGTCACGGAGTTGGGGCAGTCGCCCTGGGGCTCGGTGGTCGAGTTCGAGGGGCAAGAAGGGCTGCACGGGGACTTCGCAGATCAGGAGCTCGTGCGCGAGCTGTTGCGTAGCTTCGACGACTTGCCCTTCGTGGACAGCAGCAAGTTCACCGTGGACGACGTGCTCAATCAGGCCCAGGGGCACAAGTGGGAGTTCCGACGCAACACGGCCAGCCACATGCGCTACCTGTTGATGGAGCCCGGGCACTGGAAGTACCGCCCACGCCAGGAGGACCGGCACTACGAGAACCTGTTCTTCGCGGGCGACTGGATGAACGGGACGCAGCCGACCGCGAGCATGGAGGCGGCCACGCGCACGGGTCGGGTCGTCGCCAACCAGCTCCGCTCGCAAGAAGGCTTGCCTGACGCCGTCGCCTGA
- a CDS encoding 8-oxo-dGTP diphosphatase, translated as MRRVADIEWTTWTPRDQATLLFVVHDERVLLIRKKRGLGAGKVNGPGGRLHAGESERAAAIREVQEELCVTPRDITRLGELSFQFTDGYGLFCGVFRAEGLIGEPRETDEAIPLWTPVDQVPFDEMWADDRLWFPHLLAWNLFRGRFIFDGDAMLDHDLRVEVPKPAPAGLLESFV; from the coding sequence ATGCGACGCGTTGCCGACATCGAATGGACCACATGGACGCCACGCGACCAGGCGACGCTGCTTTTCGTCGTGCACGACGAGCGAGTGCTCTTGATTCGCAAGAAGCGAGGTTTGGGCGCGGGCAAGGTCAACGGCCCCGGTGGCCGCTTGCATGCGGGCGAAAGCGAGCGGGCGGCGGCGATCCGCGAGGTGCAAGAAGAGCTCTGTGTGACGCCTCGTGACATCACGCGCCTCGGCGAGCTGTCCTTTCAGTTCACCGATGGCTATGGCCTGTTTTGCGGTGTGTTCCGCGCCGAAGGCTTGATCGGCGAACCACGAGAGACGGACGAAGCCATTCCCTTGTGGACGCCTGTGGACCAGGTTCCCTTCGACGAAATGTGGGCGGACGATCGCCTGTGGTTCCCTCACCTCTTGGCGTGGAATCTGTTCCGCGGTCGCTTCATCTTCGATGGCGACGCGATGCTGGATCACGACTTGCGCGTCGAAGTTCCCAAGCCCGCTCCCGCCGGGCTGCTCGAATCCTTCGTCTGA
- a CDS encoding lipocalin-like domain-containing protein, with the protein MPNPPWDVWPYHRPGSAVTFPRDEGWHRLLPGRIANPALSDMEWVYFNSHVKEQGGAGRRFIVFAAYFTQAIRFLVVRAWDAQDKYLGAWTGTAWGLLRPSAERLDFTFKHGGGTDTWKTKEVGGAPVPFSSELHAVDDAGKFSVDLELTNKKRPYEAGGRGYLPFGRRGSFYYYSLTRLAVSGTLKLTKLDGSGMETVSIAGDGWYDHQWGPFYVTPLRNKNLEQYEWMSIQLDSGDEILLTTVWEANGETPSLPAYGGAGLIRADQTFDKLVGSQRWQRKRFWRSGKQHAVYASEWTFDAPEWGTSLVIKPRYHDQLTPLIDEPPPNILGTVSRLFEGWASWLGDFWEGSCSVSGTFNGQPATGVAFAELVKRYEDPQFRVELVRSEPNLTVLEWRVQNPDEQVPLKYRFFLEKEDGSPIVDEDNLEVPVMVLDDPNLPKNTPLIARVVASSIDGTLSGVSVLTLQLR; encoded by the coding sequence ATGCCGAATCCGCCCTGGGACGTTTGGCCGTACCACCGGCCGGGCTCCGCCGTGACCTTCCCGCGCGACGAAGGCTGGCATCGACTGCTGCCGGGTCGCATCGCCAACCCCGCGCTCAGTGACATGGAGTGGGTGTACTTCAACTCCCACGTCAAAGAGCAGGGAGGCGCAGGACGCCGATTCATCGTCTTCGCCGCCTACTTCACGCAGGCCATCCGCTTCTTGGTCGTGCGCGCCTGGGACGCCCAGGACAAGTACCTCGGTGCTTGGACCGGTACGGCGTGGGGGCTGCTTCGACCGTCCGCGGAGCGTCTAGATTTCACCTTCAAGCACGGTGGGGGCACGGACACTTGGAAGACGAAGGAAGTCGGGGGCGCGCCCGTGCCGTTTTCCTCCGAGTTGCACGCCGTCGACGACGCCGGGAAGTTCAGCGTCGATCTCGAACTCACGAACAAGAAGCGACCCTACGAAGCGGGAGGGCGCGGCTACTTGCCCTTCGGGCGTCGCGGGTCCTTCTACTACTACTCCCTCACACGCTTGGCCGTTTCGGGCACGTTGAAGCTCACCAAGCTGGACGGTAGCGGCATGGAGACCGTGTCGATTGCCGGAGACGGTTGGTACGATCACCAGTGGGGCCCCTTCTACGTCACGCCGCTACGCAACAAGAACCTGGAGCAGTACGAGTGGATGAGCATTCAGCTCGACTCGGGCGACGAAATCCTGCTCACCACGGTGTGGGAAGCAAACGGCGAAACCCCTAGCTTGCCGGCCTACGGTGGTGCAGGCCTGATCCGCGCGGATCAGACCTTCGACAAGCTGGTCGGTTCCCAACGCTGGCAGCGCAAGCGCTTTTGGCGATCCGGCAAGCAACATGCGGTCTACGCCTCCGAGTGGACCTTCGATGCGCCGGAGTGGGGCACGAGTCTCGTGATCAAGCCGCGCTATCACGACCAGTTGACGCCGCTGATCGACGAACCGCCACCGAACATCTTGGGGACCGTGAGTCGACTGTTCGAGGGTTGGGCTAGCTGGCTCGGGGATTTCTGGGAAGGTAGTTGCAGTGTCAGCGGCACCTTCAACGGGCAACCGGCGACCGGAGTCGCTTTCGCGGAGTTGGTGAAGCGCTACGAAGATCCCCAGTTTCGCGTCGAGCTCGTGCGTAGCGAGCCAAACCTCACGGTGCTCGAGTGGCGCGTGCAGAATCCCGACGAGCAGGTCCCGCTCAAGTATCGCTTCTTCCTGGAGAAGGAAGACGGCAGCCCCATCGTCGACGAGGACAATCTAGAAGTGCCCGTGATGGTGCTGGACGATCCAAACCTGCCCAAGAACACACCGCTCATCGCCCGCGTCGTAGCTTCGAGCATCGACGGCACCCTCTCCGGCGTCAGCGTACTCACGCTCCAGCTACGCTGA
- a CDS encoding thiolase family protein, with protein METVFVVDALRSPIGRHRGGLSAVRTDDLAAHVVRALCARNEAAAARVDQVVFGSTNQAGEDNRNVARMAVLLAGLPYEVPAVTVNRLCGSGLEAVNDAARMIAMGEANVVVAGGVESMTRAPYSMSKAEEEFPRTPPKVYDTTLGWRYPNKAMEARLGGLIGMGETAENVAKKYGIGREEQDKFALESHKKAAAAWESGAFAKEVAPVSIPQRKGPALEVARDESVRPDSSLEKLAKLPAVFREGGSVTAGNSSPINDGSAAVLLCSESAVKELGLTPQLRWVTSATAGVDPNYMGEGPIPATKKALTRAGLRAPNVDLVELNEAFAAQSLACLRGLDLDPARVNVLGGAIALGHPIGASGARIVATLLSAMAKTPNAKVGLCTLCIGVGQGIATLFERA; from the coding sequence ATGGAAACCGTGTTCGTCGTCGATGCCCTGCGCAGCCCCATCGGTCGTCACCGCGGCGGCCTGTCGGCCGTCCGAACGGATGACCTCGCCGCTCACGTCGTGCGCGCCCTGTGTGCGCGCAACGAGGCCGCCGCCGCCCGTGTGGACCAAGTGGTTTTTGGCTCCACCAATCAAGCCGGCGAAGACAACCGCAACGTCGCGCGCATGGCAGTACTGCTCGCCGGGCTGCCCTACGAAGTGCCTGCGGTGACGGTCAACCGCCTGTGCGGCTCTGGATTGGAGGCGGTGAACGACGCTGCACGCATGATCGCCATGGGAGAAGCCAACGTAGTCGTCGCCGGTGGGGTCGAAAGCATGACCCGCGCGCCGTACTCGATGTCCAAAGCGGAGGAGGAGTTTCCGCGCACCCCTCCGAAAGTCTACGACACGACCCTGGGCTGGCGCTATCCGAACAAAGCGATGGAGGCGCGCTTGGGCGGACTCATTGGCATGGGTGAGACGGCAGAGAACGTCGCGAAGAAGTACGGCATCGGTCGCGAAGAGCAGGACAAGTTCGCCCTCGAGTCCCACAAGAAGGCCGCCGCGGCGTGGGAGAGCGGAGCGTTTGCCAAAGAGGTCGCTCCGGTCAGCATTCCGCAGCGCAAGGGTCCCGCCTTGGAGGTGGCGCGCGACGAGTCCGTGCGACCTGACAGCAGCCTGGAAAAACTCGCCAAGCTGCCCGCTGTTTTCCGGGAAGGCGGCAGCGTCACGGCTGGCAACTCCAGTCCCATCAACGACGGCTCCGCCGCCGTGCTGCTGTGCAGTGAGAGTGCAGTCAAGGAGCTCGGACTCACACCGCAACTGCGCTGGGTCACCTCCGCCACGGCGGGAGTCGATCCCAACTACATGGGCGAGGGTCCGATCCCTGCGACGAAGAAGGCCCTGACGCGCGCCGGCTTGCGTGCTCCCAATGTCGATTTGGTCGAGCTCAACGAAGCCTTTGCCGCGCAGAGCCTGGCCTGCCTACGTGGGCTCGACCTGGACCCAGCCCGCGTCAACGTGCTCGGCGGCGCCATCGCCCTGGGGCACCCGATCGGAGCGTCCGGCGCGCGCATCGTTGCGACTCTACTGAGCGCAATGGCGAAAACACCGAACGCAAAGGTCGGACTCTGCACGCTTTGCATCGGCGTGGGGCAAGGCATCGCCACCCTGTTCGAACGCGCATGA
- a CDS encoding metallophosphoesterase: protein MSKRRWMTAGVVVALVAACERKAEPESAPTVAPKPVSEQPANSEDYRMPGAERIVAIGDVHGDLAATRAALRLAGAIDDKDEWIGGKLVVVQTGDQLDRGDDEPQILDLFEALERKAKAAGGRFYALNGNHEIMNVAGDFRYVTEGGLADYREAKPAGPSLARNLADVPESARGRAAAFLPGGREAKRLATRPVALVVGETAFAHGGILPGHLRRGLDKLNEGTKRWMRGESASAPPGLDDPGSPVWTRDYSDGEPSSRSCGALRLALTQLRAKRMVVGHTVQADGITSGCGGRVWRIDVGLAKHYGGKMQVLEIRGDLVRPLDATTAAPSASSSAPVLVAPTAGRKVTTGVPAAP from the coding sequence ATGTCGAAGCGGAGATGGATGACGGCCGGTGTCGTCGTGGCCCTGGTCGCGGCTTGTGAGCGTAAGGCGGAACCCGAGAGCGCACCCACGGTCGCTCCGAAGCCGGTGAGTGAGCAGCCCGCGAACTCGGAGGACTACCGCATGCCTGGTGCAGAACGCATCGTGGCGATCGGTGACGTGCATGGAGATCTCGCAGCCACGCGCGCCGCGCTGCGCTTGGCGGGAGCGATCGACGACAAGGACGAGTGGATCGGTGGGAAGCTAGTGGTGGTCCAGACCGGCGATCAGCTGGATCGGGGCGATGACGAGCCGCAGATCTTGGATCTGTTCGAAGCGCTGGAGCGAAAGGCGAAGGCGGCGGGTGGACGCTTCTATGCCCTCAACGGCAATCACGAGATCATGAACGTCGCCGGGGACTTTCGCTACGTGACCGAAGGCGGACTGGCCGACTACCGCGAGGCCAAGCCCGCGGGGCCCTCGCTCGCTCGCAACCTCGCCGACGTGCCCGAGAGCGCGCGGGGACGGGCGGCGGCGTTCCTACCGGGCGGTCGCGAAGCAAAGCGTTTGGCCACGCGCCCGGTGGCCTTGGTCGTGGGTGAAACGGCCTTTGCCCACGGTGGCATCTTGCCTGGGCATCTGCGCCGCGGCCTCGACAAACTGAACGAGGGTACGAAGCGGTGGATGCGCGGAGAATCAGCGAGCGCTCCCCCGGGTCTCGACGATCCGGGCTCGCCGGTTTGGACGCGGGACTACTCGGACGGCGAACCGAGTAGTCGAAGCTGCGGCGCTTTGCGCTTGGCGCTCACACAGCTTCGCGCCAAGCGCATGGTGGTGGGGCACACCGTGCAGGCGGACGGGATCACTTCTGGCTGCGGAGGGCGGGTGTGGCGAATCGACGTGGGGCTTGCCAAGCACTACGGCGGCAAGATGCAGGTGCTGGAGATTCGTGGCGACTTGGTGCGTCCGCTGGACGCGACGACGGCGGCACCTTCCGCATCGTCATCGGCGCCGGTGTTGGTGGCGCCGACTGCAGGCCGCAAGGTGACGACCGGCGTGCCCGCCGCGCCCTGA
- a CDS encoding pentapeptide repeat-containing protein — protein sequence MRAFILSGLLLLVSSIAACGGSSTEDGAGGANTGGSNTGGANTGGANTGGANTGGASTGGTAGGGGIAGAGGQLSCGPDAKICSDNSECVLTTQDCCLCGVPELSDFQAVNQKYTAECSCGGPICDCAVAPNPNLGATCQAGSCEGFDVRKSDPMSGCTKDEDCTLRMGVSCCEGCGSNDWDLVAVNNSGALQKAVCPSGPVGCPACAPIYPDNKKAACIQQHCAVVDK from the coding sequence ATGCGCGCTTTCATCCTCTCGGGTTTGCTGCTCCTCGTCTCCTCCATCGCCGCCTGCGGCGGCAGCTCGACCGAAGACGGTGCCGGCGGCGCGAACACGGGTGGCTCCAATACGGGAGGTGCAAACACCGGCGGCGCAAACACGGGAGGTGCGAACACCGGCGGCGCCAGTACCGGAGGTACCGCGGGCGGCGGCGGCATCGCGGGCGCTGGCGGGCAGCTGAGTTGCGGACCCGACGCCAAGATCTGCAGCGACAACAGCGAGTGCGTGCTGACGACGCAGGACTGCTGCTTGTGCGGCGTGCCCGAACTCTCGGACTTTCAAGCCGTGAATCAGAAGTACACGGCAGAGTGCTCCTGCGGAGGCCCCATCTGCGACTGCGCGGTCGCCCCCAACCCGAACCTGGGCGCGACCTGCCAAGCTGGTAGCTGCGAAGGTTTCGACGTGCGGAAGAGCGACCCCATGTCGGGCTGCACCAAGGACGAGGACTGCACGCTACGCATGGGGGTCTCGTGCTGCGAGGGTTGCGGCTCGAATGATTGGGATCTGGTAGCCGTCAACAACAGCGGCGCACTGCAGAAGGCGGTGTGCCCCTCGGGCCCCGTCGGCTGTCCGGCTTGCGCCCCGATCTACCCGGACAACAAGAAGGCGGCTTGCATCCAGCAGCACTGCGCAGTCGTGGACAAGTAG
- a CDS encoding radical SAM protein — translation MIKLLEKYGYFPRVAVWELTLRCNLSCLHCGSRAGKPRDDELNLAEALQLCEDLAALKCRHMTLGGGEPLLRADWPIITEKLVDLGVTVGMVTNGMLWSAQTAHTARTVGLESVAFSVDGFEVAHDHLRHSKGLWRKVLNAIDVSKAAGMNVSVVTTVYERNKDDLEALRKLLDEHGVDRWQIQLGTTTGNFSDHRDLALQPEQLLDLVPRIAAMCRDGRKPKVYVGHDVGYYGEPEERLRDPNDPIPVWTGCPAGCSIIGIESNGNIKGCLSLPSARNGEDLFVEGNLRQKSLEEIWKAEDAFAYNRKFTTEQLSGFCRTCDYAEICRGGCTWTKFSQDKMLKDNEHCYFRQLTLKQRAEADSKHVHLPVS, via the coding sequence ATGATTAAGCTACTCGAGAAGTACGGCTACTTTCCTCGCGTCGCAGTCTGGGAACTCACCCTGCGCTGCAACTTGTCCTGCCTGCACTGCGGCTCGCGCGCGGGCAAGCCGCGCGACGACGAGCTCAACCTCGCCGAGGCCCTCCAGCTTTGCGAAGACTTGGCGGCGCTCAAGTGTCGACACATGACCCTTGGCGGCGGCGAACCGCTGTTGCGTGCGGACTGGCCGATCATCACCGAGAAGTTGGTGGATCTGGGCGTGACCGTGGGCATGGTCACCAACGGCATGTTGTGGAGCGCACAGACCGCACACACCGCGCGCACCGTGGGGTTGGAGAGCGTCGCCTTCAGCGTGGACGGCTTCGAGGTCGCGCACGACCATCTGCGCCATTCGAAGGGGCTCTGGCGCAAGGTGCTGAACGCGATCGACGTCTCCAAGGCCGCAGGGATGAACGTGAGCGTCGTGACGACCGTCTACGAACGCAACAAGGACGACCTGGAAGCGTTGCGCAAGCTCTTGGACGAGCACGGGGTGGACCGCTGGCAAATCCAGCTCGGCACGACGACGGGGAACTTCTCGGACCATCGCGACCTCGCGCTGCAGCCCGAGCAGTTGCTCGACCTCGTTCCGCGCATCGCGGCCATGTGCCGCGACGGCCGCAAGCCCAAGGTCTACGTCGGTCACGACGTTGGCTACTACGGCGAGCCCGAGGAGCGGCTGCGCGACCCCAACGACCCCATTCCCGTTTGGACGGGCTGCCCCGCGGGCTGCTCGATCATTGGCATCGAGAGCAACGGCAACATCAAAGGCTGCCTTTCCCTACCGTCCGCCCGCAACGGCGAAGATCTGTTCGTGGAAGGCAACCTTCGCCAGAAGTCCTTGGAGGAGATCTGGAAGGCCGAGGATGCCTTTGCCTACAACCGCAAGTTCACCACGGAGCAACTGAGCGGCTTCTGCCGGACCTGTGACTACGCCGAGATCTGCCGGGGCGGATGCACCTGGACCAAGTTCTCCCAGGACAAGATGTTGAAAGACAACGAGCACTGCTACTTCCGGCAGCTCACCCTGAAGCAGAGGGCCGAAGCCGACTCGAAGCACGTGCACCTGCCGGTGAGCTGA